One window of Arvicola amphibius chromosome 6, mArvAmp1.2, whole genome shotgun sequence genomic DNA carries:
- the Sh3bgrl3 gene encoding SH3 domain-binding glutamic acid-rich-like protein 3, producing MSGLRVYSTSVTGSREIKSQQSEVTRILDGKRIQYQLVDISQDNALRDEMRALAGNPKATPPQIVNGDQYCGDYELFVEAVEQNTLQEFLKLA from the exons ATGAGTGGTCTGCGCGTCTACAGCACGTCGGTCACCGGCTCTCGTGAA ATCAAGTCCCAGCAGAGTGAGGTGACCCGCATCCTAGACGGGAAGCGGATCCAGTACCAGCTAGTGGACATCTCCCAGGACAACGCCCTCCGAGATGAGATGCGAGCCTTGGCAGGCAACCCCAAGGCCACCCCACCCCAGATTGTCAACGGGGACCAGTACTGTGGG GACTATGAACTCTTCGTGGAGGCCGTGGAACAGAACACACTGCAAGAGTTCCTGAAGCTGGCCTGA